From the Endozoicomonas sp. Mp262 genome, the window TTAAACAAGGGGTAGCTATTTTGACTACCCCTGAGATGTCGCCGCATTTTCTATCAGATACATTTTTTAGCGATCGACGATGTGAACTTGATGTCTTTTACTGCCAGGTCTGAATGCCTGAGCAACCAGCTGACTACGGCAAAGTCTTTGCTTTGGTTTTGCCGACGCTTGCTCGTTGCAGCCTGGCACCACAATGCCATCCTGCCCATGCGTTCACCCCACTGATGCCTTGATGATTCTAAAACCTCATCAAACAGCCGGTTTAAGTTCTTTTTGTTGAGGGGGCGGAGAGGGTTCACCTTATCCGGATGCTCAAACCAGCTATCACCCAGGGCACCTTTTGGCCAGTTACCGGAACGCTTTTGGGCAACCTCTATCTCTGCACTGGAAGGCGGGTTTTCCAGAAGGTTCTCGTAAAGTGTGCTCAGGTCTGCAGACTGCGGATTCCAGCTTTCCAGCCCAAGCAGCTCCATAACCTGAACAAACTCATGGTCTATGGCGACCTTACTCGTTAAATTCAGGGCAACAAAAAAAGGCAGCTGCTGACGGATCAGGTCAACAGAAACCTCTTCAACATTTCTAAGGTTTGCCTTGGCCTGTGCCGTATACGGAATTAAATCAAAGCGCTCCCCGGGTGGGCTGACCATAACATCAACAACCCCAACAGCCTCCTTAAGGACAAAGGCAATCAGCCTGAATGCCTGCGAATCACGTACCAGAAGCATAACGCCCTGAGCTCCACTTCCATCCACACCGGATACATAGGTCTCAACAATATCCTTATCGGCTATCGGTGCAGGTGCACCCGGGGTAATGCCTTTTTTCCGGGCGTTGCGAATCAGCTGGTCCACTGGCTTTTGAATAGCAGGCGATAGCCAGTTACGTATCCGAATCAAACGGGACAGGGTTTTGGGTGTCATCACATCAGGCCGGGTAGCAAGCACTTCTGCTATTGCTGTGGCATTGTCTTCATTATCATCCAGCACCATCAGTGCGAGCGTATCAACCGCTTTATCACCTGTTTCCATCAACAACGCTGTCAGCATCTGAAACGCTTCAGCCGGAATAAAGCCTATACACTCTTTTAATAGGGACAACGCCACAAACTCATCCGGTACTTCATTGATCATTGCAAGAAAGTGTTGTTGTAATGCTTGTGGGGTCGATTCCTCAGGTGAAGCCGTACCAGCGTGCGCCATATGCCATTTCTGGATGAAAGCCAGAAAATCCTGCGACATAAACTGCTTGAATTCCACCAGGGCTGCACATAACAATTTAACCGCTATAGGTTGCAGTTCGCCGCTTTCATAAGCTCCCTGAATATTTTCTTCTGTCTCCTGCCATAAACTTTTTGCGCCTGTATCCCCCTGTCGAACGAGCATAAACAGATTATTGCAGGAAAAGTGAAGTAATTCGCCCACTGCATTAACAGCATCAGGCTGACTTTCATCGAAGCCATAAATACAGATATGGTGAAGGAACTGGGCAAAATGGAAAGGGTTGGTGAGTATCAACCAGTTCTCAGGAGGACCCGAGTGGTGACGGAGCGAATTCAAACTCCGGGCCGTCTCCTCTATCAGCTGTATGACCCAGTCATACCCGTCGTCATTTTTGGGCGACAGACGATTATCAAGCAATGTTTCAGGGTCAAGGCCGTATAATGGTCCAACGGGATGAACTTGCTCATCTTCTCTTTTATAAATCTTAAGGTACTGGCTTTTTATACTTTGCAGGAATTGAATAACCTCCTCTGCATACTTGAGCTTTCGCCTCTTGCCACTATTAAGCTCGCGATCGAGGAATTGCCAGCAGGCCAGAATATCAGGAACGATAGTTTTTGCCTGAGTATCAGAACAAATTAACTTGCGTGGAAACAGATCCAGCATGATTTCTCTGGCATCCTGTTCATCAAGGTCTTTCAGGTCTTCCCCTATATAATGGAGAGACAATTCCATAAACAATTCAAACCATTCACCTGTCGCTTTTTTGTTCGCCTTCGACAGTTTTTCGTATTCAGGCGATGCTAGATACTGTGGAACGATTACTTTCAGCCACCCCTCCAGCAGTGCTTGCCCGGCATCCGGGTCGTCAATCATACTGATACGGCCTAGCTTGAATGGCGTAATACTCATGGCAATCATTCCGCTTAAAAAGATCAGACACTGGATACTTCTTTTTATGATGGACTAGGCTCTGTTGACATAAGAATTCAAACTCAGCAAAAGCCAGAGCCACTGTGGCTAGGCGCGGTTACGCAGGAATACTCATGTCTTTCAAGTGACCGCAACGACGTCCACAGTGGCTCTGGCTTTTGCCCTTCGGGTGACAAGGAAAGCGGCTTTCTGACTGCGTTGAGCTTGATTTGACGTAGATGGCTACGCCTTCACAAGCTCGCCTTGCAGAAAACCGCTTTTCTTGTCACTGAGATTGTATTCTTATGTCAACAGAGCCTAAGTTCTATTTAAAGAAGCATCTCTTCCATTAAAATAGTGGGCATTCTATACCAGCTTGGTTAGGTCCAGTAAGCTGGTCACATAAATAAGTGATACTGGACTCTCGCTCTGATCACCTGTGACGAGGATGGCAAAATTTTGATTACTTAAGAACACATTCCACCACTTGAAGCCCGGCAGCAACTTAACGGACAACACTATTGAAGTCCTCCAGGTCTTTCAGGCAGAAACCCTTAAACTCGATGTCATAGTTTTTTAGTTGCTTACGCACTTTTTCTGCTTTCTCTTGCAGGCGGGATAGACGGATATTGGCAGCGTTCCGCTTCACTTCTGCGATCAGGGCAGTTTTTTCTAGTTCATTGATAGCAACAATATCAATCTCATTCTGGTTACCTCTCTCCCAGTAGCTGCCCACGATATTATACAGGCCACTGGCTGCAACCCGCTCACGATGCATTTGCTCCAGCCACTGCCCACTCCATGTCGGGTAATCCCGCTGAATAGCCTGATGAATAAAGGTATAGTTACCAATTTCAACAGCACTGCGGTGACGATAAATAAAACGGAACCAGAAAGCTAAAAACGCATCAATCATTCGATACTTCACCAACCGGGTGCCGGGTTTTGAGAGTACTGGCCGGTGTCGTTCAATAATCTCAAACTCTTTTTCTAGTCGATCCAGTTGCGGCCCCACTGAAATTTCCAGTAAGGACTCAATAGCGGGACGACTCGTGTGACCTGCTGCTATGGCAGAGAGTATTGAAAAATAAGTGCCATGCTCAGGACCAAACTCCTCTGCCAAGCGGTAATGGCCTTCTTCAATCAATAAACTGTGTTCACTGATCAACGTTTGCCAGATGTCATCATGAGCACCGGTGTTAACCAGCCATTCCAGGTATTTCGGAACGCCCCCACTCAGCATGTACCATTGCAGTAACATTTCTGCACTGAATCGCTTTTGATCACAAAGCAGCTCAGCAATATATTGAGCCTTCAGGGGTTGCAAATTAATACGGTTATCAGCCCGACCAAACAGGGGTTCTTTACTGTTCTGGAACAGATTAGTCATCAGGCTATACAGGGAGCCACAACAAATCAGATGCATGTGGCTTTTGTCTTTATACTGATCCCAAAGATGCTGCTGCTCTGAAAAAAAAGCGGGGTTTACCCGCTGAATATCCTGAAATTCATCCAGGATCAGAGTTAAGGGGTTGGTGCAGCTGTATTGGAGGAGAATCTCCATGACCTCTCTAAGTGAAGATGGCGTACCAAAAATAGGAATAGACAGCTGGGCGCGCACCTGGCCAACAAACTCCTCACAAAGCAAACGCTCTTGCTTTCTTGAAACAAACAGGTAAATAGAAGAGTGGCTGCTATCTGGAGAAAATGCATGGTTCAACAAGGCGGTCTTTCCGACGCGCCTCCGGCCAATGACAACCGTCATCAGTGCACGACTATTTGCAGCCTGAGCACTCCAGTTTTGCAAATGCTTAAGTTCTGTTGTGCGGTTATAAAATTTCATCTAAAAAGTTACTGTAACATTTATTACAGTAACTTTAGCACATTAAAGTGATTTGTCGACTCAGAAAGGTTCAAAAAATGGTTAATGAGTGTGATCATTACACCTATCGTGTGACTTGGTCTGAAGAGGATCAGGAATATGCTGGCTTATGTACAGAGTTCCCTAGCCTGAGCTGGCTGGATGAAATCCCTGGCAATGCCTTGGCCGGAGTTCGTAAACTGGTAAAAAATGCTGTTGCAGATATGGCGGCAAGCAACGGAGAGCACCCTGACCCGATATCAACAAGGAATTTCAGCGGTAAACTGGTGGTTCGCACCACCAGAAGTTCGTCGGATGCTGGCGCTTCAGGCAGTTGAGTCGGGAGTTAGTTTAAACCGGTGCATTTCCAGCAAGCTCAACTAAAGTTACTTTTGGAGGTCATCAAAATGGAGAAAAATCTAAGCAAAGAAAAAGACTTGGGGTGTGAAAGTTTGATGAACACCGTTTCAGAAAGTGTGTGGCTAGAGCTTGCAGCCCGAGCAAATCCGGATTTGCCTTTATCCTTTATAAAGGATTTGTTCGAAGCAGAAAAAGAGAGGCAGGAAGGCTTGTTAACGGAGTATCAATTTGGCTAAAAAAGACAGAACTATTGTTCGAGAAGCAATAAAAAAAATATTGGAACTAAAGAGAGACTCTCAATTCTCTGACCAGCAGTTGAGAGAGCTTCGTGGTCATTTTGTTACTGAAAAACCAAAAATAACTCTGGAAGACCTACTCGAAAACAGTCCAGAAGGCTCTTTTGGTAGCCCCTGTGTGCCTGGTGATGATGCACTCTGTCAAGATGAAGCAGTTGATAACGTGAACTCAATGGAAGCCATTGCCGCTTTTCTGGCTGATGCCATAAAAACCCGCAGCTGGAACCAAGTGAAAGAAGCGCTGAAAGTGACTGAATTAGCTCTGAATAGGGTACATACAGGCGACTGCTCTAAGGCTGGTTATGAACACAACAACGCCCCTGCAGCTGATGATGTGTTGAAAAGTTGGGATAGTTTTTTCAAAAATGAAGAAACTGTATCAGATGACTTTATGGCAGACAGAACAAAGAGACAAATAGGCATGATTCAGAAAGTCAGTCCAGCCAGGCGAATCACACTTTCGGAAAGCCAGTGTATTGAACTTGGCATCAAGCCAGGGGATCATGTAGAAACTTTCATTCAGGACAACAGGCTGCAGATTGTAAAGAAACAGAAAGATGTGACTAATAAAACTAAACGACAGCGATAACTTTCTTCGAAGCAGCGCCTGAAATTTCCCATTTAAGACACTCAGATGGAATAAAACAGTCCCTTCCTAATTGAAGAAATCTGATTACTTGACCAACTACATCCATTGATAGCAGTACAGGATAAAAATTCAAGATAAGAGCATTATCTTGAATTTCCTGGGCTTTGAAAAATACCTTAAATCTGATTGCCAGCGTATATTTTTGGCTAATGCCCGATAAGTTGCTACTAGAAATGCGCAAAGGAAAAAGGCCACACAACAGCAAGTGGAATAACCCGTTTCCTTTATTCTTAAGAGATAAGAACGCATGCCCTTCGTTAAATGAAGGTATTTATTGTTATCCTTCTTAGCCACGATTAAGGTAGATACTCATCATCCAAGTTCCGATGAGTTTACTGGTGCTTTCTTAACCGTCTTTAAGACAGATATAGTTGCAGGATAGATTAATGCAGTCAAAATGGCTTTCTTAACCGCCCTTGAGGCAGATAACGTACTCTTGGTTGGAGGAATTTATGTGTATACATTTTTAGTTGCCTACATGGCAGATAACTGCGATAAAATCACTCCATGTCATGATAATAGTGTGGTTCAGCTAATTATCAATGAATGAAGTGGTTCCTATAATTAAAACAGCATTCCCCTGAGTTATAAACGTGCTCATCCCGCAAAAAAAGCCGTATAAAGATTAAAAAATATTTATGCCCTTGACCACCTATGAGGCAGATTGCTAGCGGGCAGTCGTACTTGCTCTTTTGTGGCGTTTCTTAGCCGCCCATGAAGCAGATAAAAACACGAACTGACTTTTACAATTCGCTATTTTCTTCTTAACCACCAAGGGGCAGATAACAAAGATAAAATTGCACTAGTCAGGCATGTGCTCTTCTTAACCACCTATACGGCGGATACACTCAAATACATCTGAACTAGTTCTTAGCCACCTACGAGGCAGATAACTGAAAACAAATTGCATATCGATTAAATCTTGTCTTCTTAGCCGCCTAAGAGGCAGATAACTATTATCCCAGATTGGATTAGAAACCCCTACTCTTCTTAGCCACCTACGAGGCAGATAACATAGCTTCCGTTAAAAATATCTGTGACTCAACCTTCTTAGCCACCTATGAGGCAGATAACTGGCTTTTTGTCACAAATTATGAGCAAGCATCTTCTTAGCCGCCCATGAAGCAGATAAAAACACGAACTGACTTTTACAATTCGCTATTTTCTTCTTAACCACCTAAGGGGCAGATAACAAAGATAAAATTGCACTAGTCAGGCATGTGTTCTTCTTAACCACCTATACGGCGGATAAACTCAAATATTCTCAGCCACCTACGAGGCAGATAACTTTTTATAAAATCCTGGTTAGTTATCGCAAAGCTTCTTAGCCACCTAGGAGGCAGACAACCTTCTCGGTTTCTTCATCGGCTTCTCGCTGGACTTCTTAGCCACCTAGGAGGCAGATAACGTCTGTACGGTGATGATTTTATCGATGGTAACTTCTTAGCCGCCTACGAGGCAGATAACATAAAAAAATAAAGCAGGCCCGTATCATAATACTTCTTAGCCGCCTACAAGGCAGATAACAGTCTTCCAAACAAGCCTCGCCCATGATAATAGTAGTGCTCAGGCAACTTTCAACAAAATACCAATAATTTTTTTCTGAACGCCCCTTGCTAAAGAAGCCTGACATCAATGGTCTGGAAAGGGCATTTATATAAGTTTAAAAAAAAGGGGGTAAATAAAATATTGCTTGCAGGCCTAAATTTCCCAATCGAAAAAATCCCTGATCTTTACTCCCAGAGCTTTTGCCAGTTTAGTCATACTAATAAGAGTGATGTTCTTTTCACCTCGCTCGATATCTCCAATATAGGTTCTGTTTAAACCTGCCCGATGTGCCAGCTCTTCCTGAGTCATTAGCTGCTCTTGCCTTAGTTCACGAAGTCTTACCCCGAACTCTTTCCTTGGGTTAGTCAAGGTGGCGTCCTTATAACGTCTAAATAGTAGGATGTCACCAACGCTGCAAGATTCTATCTACCGTCTATAATTGGAGTTTTGTAACTTAATTTATTGCTTCTCATACAGAAGATCGCTGTCGCTTGCTGTAGGGGAGAGTTAGTATCATGCGTGAAAAAACAACCAAAGCATTCCGTGATGCAGCCATTGCAAAAGTGTTAGATGGTGAAGCCAATATCGAAAGCGTCGCAGAAGAACTTGATATAAAGGTGTCAAGATTAAAAGGCTGGCTAGCAACAGCCATCGCAAAGAGAGGGAATAATCTTAATGAATACCATCAATACACCTCATGTGGGATATCCATAAAAGAACTGCAAAAAGAAAATAAAGCACTATGGGATGAGCGTGAAAAACTGTATGAAGTTATTCACGTTGGTAGTGAATTATTGCGCCTCTACACGGTGCTACTTACAGCCAAGTAGCTATAAAAAAACTCTTCTTGGCTTTTTAAAAAAACCAAGGCTGTTATTATGAAATCCTACGTCTACAAGCCCCTTGCTTTCCCCCGAAATTCCCCATGAATGAAAAACACCCCCCTGTTCCACTTGAACGCCTGAATGATGATGTATTGGCCATACTCAACAATGAAGAGAGGAAGCTGTATAACAAAGATCCGTTAATACCTGCAAAAAATGATTCTGAGGCCGTAGACTGCTGGCTTTCTGAATATCAAGGTTCACCCAATACGCATAAAGCTTACAAAAAAGAAGTCGAAAGGCTAATTTTATGGGCACTACTCATGAAACAAAAAGGCCTGTCAGCTCTTGATCGGACGGATGCTCTGGAATATGAAATATTTCTGGAGAATCCAACTCCTGAAAGCCAATGGACTGGCCCTAGGAAACCACGGTCTCACCCGGACTGGAAGCCTTTTTCAGGCCCTCTGGGGCATGCGGCCTGCAAGCATGCTCTAGCTGCAATAAAAAGTCTTTTTAACGGGTGAAAGTCTCATATTGACCACAACTAAACACTGCCACCTTTCTCTGGGAATGGTATGACATTGCTTGTAGCAGCCTTGGTGACTTTCCCGCAATAAGTTGCAGCAAATAACTTCCAGCCATTTTCAAACCAGTGGCTCTGAACTAATGACCGAAGCGTCAATACGCCCTGACCACCCGGATTTCGCCAGCGCATACCTGAGCACTTCATCCGCTGGGTAACCAAGGTTTTACAGGCTGCCTCTACCACACCAGAGCCGATCGGAAGGTTATTCGACAAGTGTTCAGCATAGCGCATACGCTGGCGATTTTTTCTGAAATACTCCAGCTCGGTCTTTAATTTTGAGCGGCGCGGATGCTTTTTATGCTGATAAGCCAGGGCTTTAATAATGCGCTCAACCCCATCGAGTTCCTCTTTTAGGACGTGTCGGTAAGTGACAAACTTTTCTTTGGACTTGATGCTGTTTTCTCCATAAGCCTGGTCAAATGCTTTCTTCAGGTGATCGGCTGCGTGGTAGTAATCAATAACCTCAACACCCGCTGGTAGTTCCCGGGAAAGGTATGACCAGTTGTCCTTGGCGCCATCAGCGACTTTGACCAGTGACAGCTGTGGCTTTTGTCGCAACGCTTCTTGCAATAGTGCTGACAAAGACTGCTTGAGTGTGAGTTTTTTAGTTTCTGGCATTCGTCCTATGCGGACTGTTGATAAACGCTCCCCCTGTTGATCGTAAAACGACAAAGTTCCGCAACTGGCCTCCTTGCAACCTGTTGGCCCTTGAGTCCGTTTGCCTTCAGAAGCGCTCCTGGCTCGCTTTTCTACTCGTTTGCCATCTTTCATGGGCAGCATAACGCCATCCAGGGAGGCGGCTACTGTGACCGCATTGGTGGGCACGTTAAGTTTCTCAATAAGCATCTCTTCAAAAGGCTCACGGTGCTGTTCCCACTGAGTATTAAATTGCCTGGGGAAACGAGCAAGACTGCTTTCTGAGGGAGACATACCTCCCATGAGATCAAGGAGGCTTTTTGCTTCACCGGGAGACATTTGAGCAACAACCCAGGCAGCTTGCTTTGCAGCCCGAGGCGTCCAGAAGCCTTCCACGATCCCGGCTTTCAACTCCATGGGCACGATACACGGCTCTTTGCCGTTACGGTAAAGTGTTCGCATAACCCGGACTGAACCAACCGCTGTCTGGTAGGTTTTATAACTGCGCAACACCTGCTTATAAGTGATCCCGCTGACCTCAATAGCTGGGGTATCAATATCAAGCTCAGCCAGCGCCTCTGCTAAAAAATCTTGCTGAGCTTGATTAAAGAGAGCATTAACGGTCTGCTCAAACTCTTCAAAGTGCCTGATAGGATTGCCAGACTCTCGCAGAGCCTGCAATTGGTGGCCTAACCGTTGAATCGCATCACAAGAAATGGTGGCGGCTTCAGTCCGTAGCTGACATACTTCCATGGGGCGGCCTCTCACTGGCAAGGTGTTGTGTGCTATCAACATCATACCT encodes:
- a CDS encoding ATP-binding protein — encoded protein: MKFYNRTTELKHLQNWSAQAANSRALMTVVIGRRRVGKTALLNHAFSPDSSHSSIYLFVSRKQERLLCEEFVGQVRAQLSIPIFGTPSSLREVMEILLQYSCTNPLTLILDEFQDIQRVNPAFFSEQQHLWDQYKDKSHMHLICCGSLYSLMTNLFQNSKEPLFGRADNRINLQPLKAQYIAELLCDQKRFSAEMLLQWYMLSGGVPKYLEWLVNTGAHDDIWQTLISEHSLLIEEGHYRLAEEFGPEHGTYFSILSAIAAGHTSRPAIESLLEISVGPQLDRLEKEFEIIERHRPVLSKPGTRLVKYRMIDAFLAFWFRFIYRHRSAVEIGNYTFIHQAIQRDYPTWSGQWLEQMHRERVAASGLYNIVGSYWERGNQNEIDIVAINELEKTALIAEVKRNAANIRLSRLQEKAEKVRKQLKNYDIEFKGFCLKDLEDFNSVVR
- a CDS encoding toxin-antitoxin system HicB family antitoxin; the protein is MVNECDHYTYRVTWSEEDQEYAGLCTEFPSLSWLDEIPGNALAGVRKLVKNAVADMAASNGEHPDPISTRNFSGKLVVRTTRSSSDAGASGS
- a CDS encoding helix-turn-helix transcriptional regulator → MTNPRKEFGVRLRELRQEQLMTQEELAHRAGLNRTYIGDIERGEKNITLISMTKLAKALGVKIRDFFDWEI